In Thermotomaculum hydrothermale, a single genomic region encodes these proteins:
- the metG gene encoding methionine--tRNA ligase produces METKKFYVTTPIYYVNDLPHIGHVYTTVVADVVARYKKLMGYDVYFLTGTDEHGLKVEKAAKEKGMTPIELADSVVENYKKLWPKLYIKNNDFIRTTQERHIKGAIALFEKMKGNGDIYLDKYKGKYCVSCEAVLTEFQAKNNKCPDCGRPVEDVEEESYFFKLSKYQKKLLEFYEENPDFIQPENRRNEVISFVKSGLKDLSISRTSFKWGIPIPGDEKHVMYVWLDALSNYITALGYPEETELYKKFWPADLHLVGKDILRFHAVYWPAFLMSAGLPLPKTVFAHGWWLKDSGKMSKSVGNIVRPQYLLDQFGADALRYFLLREMVFGNDCNFSDEAFLSRLNSDLANDLGNLVSRTLSMISKYRGGIIPEPDRELEEYKEIESLTKTCGVNWESYFDTYQFHKALAEVWIFLNKLNKFIVTVEPWKLVKDEAAKTKLDTVLYLLAESLRLVALYVSPVMPKKAQEIWDRLGFERNIEESPLSFLKFGVLESGTKVKAIKEHLFPRIDIEEYFKDTKEEAKKEEKKVENDNRISIEDFAKVQLKVAKIIEAEKIEKSNKLVKLQIDLGDEKRQIVAGIGKKYKPEDLVGRMIVVVANLKPAKLMGVESNGMLLAASGEDGEPFLLAPEEGAKPGYRVK; encoded by the coding sequence ATGGAAACAAAAAAGTTTTATGTGACAACGCCGATATATTATGTAAATGACCTTCCACATATAGGGCATGTTTATACTACAGTTGTGGCTGATGTTGTGGCAAGGTATAAAAAGTTAATGGGGTATGATGTTTATTTTTTAACAGGTACAGACGAACATGGCCTCAAAGTTGAAAAAGCAGCAAAAGAAAAGGGTATGACCCCTATTGAACTTGCCGATTCCGTTGTTGAAAATTACAAGAAATTATGGCCTAAATTATACATTAAAAACAATGATTTTATAAGGACGACACAGGAGAGGCACATAAAGGGAGCAATAGCCCTTTTTGAAAAAATGAAGGGAAACGGGGATATATACCTTGATAAATACAAAGGTAAATACTGTGTATCCTGCGAAGCTGTTTTAACCGAATTTCAGGCAAAAAACAACAAATGTCCCGATTGCGGAAGGCCTGTGGAAGATGTTGAGGAAGAATCCTACTTTTTTAAACTTTCAAAATATCAAAAAAAACTACTTGAATTTTATGAAGAAAATCCTGATTTTATTCAGCCGGAAAATAGAAGAAATGAAGTGATTTCATTTGTAAAGAGTGGATTAAAGGATTTATCAATTTCAAGGACAAGCTTTAAGTGGGGAATTCCAATTCCAGGAGACGAAAAGCATGTAATGTATGTCTGGCTTGACGCATTGTCAAACTATATTACCGCATTAGGCTATCCAGAAGAAACTGAATTGTATAAAAAATTCTGGCCTGCTGATTTACACCTTGTTGGAAAGGATATATTAAGGTTTCACGCAGTTTACTGGCCTGCCTTTTTAATGTCAGCAGGGCTTCCATTACCGAAAACTGTTTTTGCCCACGGTTGGTGGTTGAAGGATTCTGGTAAGATGTCTAAATCTGTAGGTAACATAGTCAGGCCTCAATACCTTTTAGACCAGTTTGGGGCAGATGCACTAAGGTACTTTTTGTTGAGGGAAATGGTTTTTGGAAATGATTGCAACTTTTCTGATGAGGCATTTTTGAGCAGACTTAATTCAGACCTTGCAAATGATTTGGGAAACCTTGTTTCAAGAACACTTTCAATGATTTCCAAATATAGAGGTGGAATAATCCCTGAACCTGATAGAGAATTAGAAGAGTACAAAGAAATTGAATCACTAACTAAAACCTGCGGTGTGAACTGGGAAAGCTACTTTGACACATACCAGTTTCATAAAGCATTGGCAGAAGTATGGATTTTCCTGAATAAATTGAACAAATTTATTGTTACTGTTGAGCCCTGGAAGCTTGTAAAAGATGAGGCGGCGAAAACAAAGCTTGATACCGTATTGTATTTGCTTGCGGAATCTTTAAGGCTTGTTGCACTTTATGTTTCCCCTGTTATGCCTAAGAAAGCACAGGAGATATGGGATAGGCTTGGCTTTGAAAGAAATATAGAGGAAAGCCCTCTTTCCTTCCTTAAATTTGGGGTGCTTGAAAGTGGGACAAAGGTTAAGGCAATAAAAGAACACCTTTTCCCGAGGATTGATATTGAGGAATACTTTAAGGATACAAAAGAAGAAGCTAAAAAGGAGGAGAAAAAAGTGGAAAATGATAACAGAATTTCAATTGAGGATTTTGCAAAGGTTCAATTAAAGGTTGCAAAAATAATTGAGGCTGAAAAGATTGAAAAATCAAACAAACTTGTAAAGCTTCAGATAGATTTAGGAGATGAAAAAAGGCAGATTGTTGCAGGTATAGGCAAAAAATACAAACCTGAGGATTTAGTTGGCAGAATGATTGTTGTTGTTGCAAACCTTAAACCTGCAAAGTTGATGGGAGTTGAGTCAAA